Proteins from a genomic interval of Loxodonta africana isolate mLoxAfr1 chromosome 25, mLoxAfr1.hap2, whole genome shotgun sequence:
- the FH gene encoding fumarate hydratase, mitochondrial isoform X2 yields the protein MNFKIGGVTERMPAPVIKAFGILKRAAAEVNQDYGLDPKIASAIMKAADEVAEGKLNDHFPLVVWQTGSGTQTNMNVNEVISNRAIEMLGGELGSKKPVHPNDHVNKSQSSNDTFPTAMHIAAATEVHEVLLPGLQKLHDALDAKSKEFAQIIKIGRTHTQDAVPLTLGQEFSGYVQQVKYAMTRIKAAMPRIYELAAGGTAVGTGLNTRIGFAEKVAAKVAALTGLPFVTAPNKFEALAAHDALVELSGAMNTAACSLMKIANDIRFLGSGPRSGLGELILPENEPGSSIMPGKVNPTQCEAMTMVAAQVMGNHVAVTVGGSNGHFELNVFKPMMIKNVLHSARLLGDASVSFTENCVVGIQANTERINKLMNESLMLVTALNPHIGYDKAAKIAKTAHKNGSTLKGTAIELGYLTAEQFDEWVKPADMLGPK from the exons GCCCCAGTTATTAAAGCTTTTGGCATCTTAAAGCGAGCAGCTGCTGAAGTAAACCAGGATTATGGTCTTGATCCAAAGATTGCCAGTGCAATAATGAAGGCAGCAGATGAGGTAG CTGAAGGTAAATTAAATGATCATTTTCCTCTCGTGGTATGGCAGACTGGATCAGGAACCCAGACCAATATGAATGTAAATGAAGTCATTAGCAATAGAGCAATTGAAATGTTAGGAGGCGAACTTGGCAGCAAGAAACCTGTACATCCTAATGATCATGTTAATAAAAGCCAG AGCTCAAACGATACTTTTCCCACTGCAATGCACATTGCCGCCGCAACAGAAGTGCATGAAGTACTGTTACCAGGATTGCAGAAGCTACATGACGCTCTTGATGCGAAATCCAAGGAGTTTGCCCAGATCATCAAAATTGGGCGTACCCATACGCAGGATGCTGTTCCACTTACTCTTGGACAG GAATTTAGTGGTTACGTTCAACAAGTGAAATATGCAATGACGAGAATAAAAGCTGCCATGCCGAGAATCTATGAGCTCGCAGCCGGAGGCACTGCTGTTGGTACTGGCTTAAATACTAGAATTGGCTTTGCAGAAAAGGTTGCTGCAAAAGTGGCTGCACTCACAG GCTTGCCTTTTGTCACGGCTCCAAATAAATTTGAAGCTCTGGCTGCTCACGATGCCTTGGTTGAACTCAGTGGTGCCATGAACACTGCCGCTTGCAGTCTGATGAAGATAGCAAATGATATCCGTTTTCTGGGCTCTGGTCCTCGGTCGGGTCTGGGAGAACTGATCTTGCCTGAGAATGAACCAGGAAGCAGTATCATGCCAG GAAAGGTGAACCCCACCCAGTGTGAAGCAATGACCATGGTTGCCGCACAAGTCATGGGGAATCACGTTGCTGTTACTGTTGGAGGCAGCAATGGACATTTTGAGTTGAATGTTTTCAAGCCAATGATG ATTAAAAATGTGTTACACTCAGCAAGGCTGCTGGGGGATGCTTCAGTTTCCTTCACAGAAAACTGCGTGGTGGGAATCCAGGCCaacacagaaagaatcaacaagctAATGAATGAGTCTTTAATGTTGGTGACGGCGCTTAATCCCCATATAG ggTATGACAAGGCAGCAAAGATTGCTAAGACAGCACACAAAAATGGATCAACCTTAAAGGGAACTGCCATTGAACTTGGCTATCTCACAGCAGAGCAGTTTGATGAGTGGGTGAAACCTGCAGACATGCTGGGGCCAAAGtag